A window of the Cucurbita pepo subsp. pepo cultivar mu-cu-16 chromosome LG01, ASM280686v2, whole genome shotgun sequence genome harbors these coding sequences:
- the LOC111793235 gene encoding NADH dehydrogenase [ubiquinone] 1 beta subcomplex subunit 3-B-like, whose amino-acid sequence MANKPLGSTGEFFRRRDEWRKHPSLTNQFRHATPGLGIALVAFGIYLVGEQVYNRIYSPSSSHHHHADASSATH is encoded by the coding sequence ATGGCGAATAAGCCTTTGGGATCGACGGGAGAGTTCTTCAGGAGGAGAGACGAGTGGAGGAAGCATCCGAGTCTCACCAATCAGTTCCGACACGCCACTCCTGGCCTCGGCATCGCCCTCGTCGCTTTCGGCATCTACCTTGTCGGCGAGCAAGTCTACAACAGGATCTAttctccctcttcttctcACCACCACCATGCCGATGCATCCTCCGCCACCCATTAA